The Treponema pectinovorum genome includes a window with the following:
- the pheT gene encoding phenylalanine--tRNA ligase subunit beta gives MPKIEVNEKLFFNLLGKKYDYDTLEKKLTFAKAELDEKPDLSQNEDERVVKIELNDTNRPDLWSTGGVARALRIHEGAKRSDYSKFLSKKGNLKNCENRVINVDEKMKDIRPFMVSFVISGKPIDDPMLKDIIQTQEKLCWNFGRKRKSISMGVYRMQEIKWPCSYKAVDPDKTSFVPLLCDSPMTCRSILTEHPKGKDFGWIIKDLPQFPLLTDASDEVLSMAPVINSATLGAVQVGDKDLMVELTGDNMENLMLAANIVACDFFDAGYEILPAKVIHPYETGLGKEVVAPFFFQTSTKTTLSAINKKLGCDLTKAQVLDALNRMDNDVVATDFDATEKTAKYLKKNKSDVEFILTPPPYRNDFLHEVDIIEDVMIGIGLDYFKPIRPSDFTVGQLSDVTVFSRKTKEIMVGLGYQEMIFNYLGSKRDYIEKMCVSADNVIEISNPMSENYQFVRPSIIASLLRAESQAGQAVFPHKIFEIGKVAFLDASENTGTKTIQSLGFMTACNNANFNDLASEVSALLYLLDHKYDVKEVEDSRFIPGRQAAIMLDGRQVGVFGEVHPQVLENWNITVPCVAGELDIEALMPRKNSKTSEPKKAEKTKNENSANSAEENPAAYFNSHVQLMVAKIEKVECNPEGDKLYIETLDDGSGTPRIIQSGLRPYLKEEELLGKNVIIAANLAPRKMKGVESRGMLLAADYVEDGKEKVELLTAPWAKPGTVIALEGLELVEKPAKIDFDKFAKVSYKIENHTVIIAGKKALADGKEIKTEKADNCDIE, from the coding sequence ATGCCAAAAATTGAAGTCAATGAAAAACTGTTTTTTAATCTCCTTGGAAAAAAATACGATTACGATACTCTCGAAAAAAAACTTACATTTGCAAAAGCTGAACTTGACGAAAAACCAGATTTGTCACAAAACGAAGATGAACGAGTTGTAAAGATTGAATTGAACGATACAAATCGTCCTGATCTTTGGTCTACTGGCGGTGTGGCCAGAGCGTTAAGAATTCATGAAGGTGCAAAGCGTTCCGATTATTCAAAATTTTTATCTAAAAAAGGAAACCTAAAAAATTGCGAAAATCGTGTAATAAATGTTGACGAAAAAATGAAAGATATTCGTCCGTTTATGGTGAGCTTTGTGATTAGCGGTAAACCGATCGATGACCCGATGCTCAAAGACATAATTCAAACTCAAGAAAAACTCTGTTGGAATTTTGGCCGCAAGCGAAAGTCTATTTCGATGGGCGTTTATAGAATGCAGGAAATCAAATGGCCGTGTTCATATAAAGCTGTTGATCCAGACAAAACTTCTTTTGTTCCTCTTTTGTGTGATTCGCCTATGACTTGCCGAAGCATACTTACAGAGCATCCTAAAGGGAAAGATTTTGGTTGGATTATAAAAGACCTTCCCCAATTTCCATTGCTAACAGATGCAAGTGACGAAGTTCTTTCTATGGCTCCTGTTATAAACTCTGCAACACTCGGTGCTGTTCAAGTTGGCGATAAAGATTTGATGGTTGAACTTACTGGCGACAATATGGAAAATCTTATGCTTGCTGCAAATATCGTTGCTTGCGACTTTTTTGATGCTGGATATGAAATTCTGCCAGCAAAAGTTATTCATCCTTATGAAACAGGGCTCGGAAAAGAAGTTGTAGCACCGTTCTTCTTCCAAACTTCGACTAAGACAACACTTTCTGCAATAAACAAAAAACTCGGTTGCGATTTGACAAAAGCACAGGTTTTGGATGCGTTGAACAGAATGGACAACGATGTTGTTGCAACAGATTTTGATGCTACAGAAAAAACTGCAAAATATTTGAAGAAAAATAAGAGCGATGTTGAATTTATTTTAACTCCTCCTCCTTATAGAAACGATTTTTTACACGAAGTTGACATTATAGAAGATGTTATGATTGGAATTGGATTGGATTATTTTAAACCTATCCGTCCTAGCGATTTTACAGTTGGTCAACTTTCGGATGTAACAGTTTTTAGCCGTAAAACAAAAGAAATTATGGTTGGACTTGGCTACCAGGAGATGATATTCAATTATCTTGGTTCTAAGCGCGACTATATCGAAAAAATGTGCGTTAGTGCGGATAACGTAATTGAGATTTCAAATCCAATGAGCGAAAATTATCAATTTGTTCGCCCGTCGATAATTGCCTCTTTATTGCGTGCAGAAAGTCAGGCAGGGCAGGCGGTATTTCCTCATAAAATTTTTGAGATTGGAAAAGTTGCCTTTTTGGATGCAAGCGAAAATACAGGAACTAAAACAATTCAATCTTTGGGATTTATGACCGCTTGCAACAATGCCAACTTTAACGATTTGGCTAGCGAAGTTAGTGCTTTGCTTTATCTTCTTGATCACAAATACGATGTAAAAGAAGTTGAAGATTCAAGATTTATTCCTGGAAGACAGGCTGCTATAATGTTAGACGGAAGACAGGTTGGCGTTTTTGGAGAAGTTCATCCACAGGTTTTGGAGAACTGGAATATAACTGTTCCTTGTGTTGCTGGCGAACTTGATATTGAAGCGTTAATGCCTAGAAAAAATTCAAAAACTTCTGAGCCAAAAAAAGCAGAAAAAACTAAAAATGAAAATTCAGCAAATTCTGCGGAAGAAAATCCTGCCGCTTATTTTAATAGCCATGTTCAGCTTATGGTCGCAAAGATTGAAAAAGTTGAATGTAATCCAGAGGGCGATAAATTATATATCGAAACTTTGGATGACGGTTCAGGAACTCCTAGAATAATTCAGTCGGGATTGCGTCCTTATTTAAAAGAAGAAGAACTTCTGGGAAAAAATGTAATAATCGCTGCAAACCTTGCTCCACGCAAAATGAAAGGTGTTGAAAGCCGAGGAATGCTTTTGGCTGCGGATTATGTTGAAGACGGAAAAGAAAAAGTTGAACTTTTGACTGCTCCGTGGGCAAAACCAGGAACTGTGATTGCACTTGAAGGTTTAGAACTTGTTGAAAAACCAGCAAAAATCGATTTTGATAAATTTGCAAAAGTTAGTTACAAAATTGAAAATCACACGGTAATCATTGCAGGAAAAAAAGCACTTGCCGACGGAAAAGAAATAAAAACCGAAAAAGCAGACAACTGCGATATTGAATAG
- the gyrB gene encoding DNA topoisomerase (ATP-hydrolyzing) subunit B, which produces MASSYDAGSIQVLKGLEAVRKRPGMYIGSTGPKGLHHLVYETVDNCIDEAMAGHCDKIVVALEKDDIVRVEDNGRGIPVAIHPTEKVSALELVLTRLHAGGKFDKNSYKVSGGLHGVGVSCVNALSDWLEATIKRDGHIYRQKYEKGIPVTKVDIIGDTQDHGTIIRWKADKSIFTTTTTYDWDVLIQRLKELAFLNSGIVIIFRDERLENPKEEVLKYEGGIVHYVKELNNTIKSKFYYPEEPIFITGEKDNVITELAFQYNDKYSESIYSYVNDIHTGDGGTHLDGFKSALLFVLKKAFESNEKMKKKLDKDETLTGDDVRSGLVAVLSMKIPEPEFVGQTKDKLGNPEVRGIVDSLIKEKLTIYFELNPDVLEKVLEKSIGEAAARIAARKAKENTRKKTVGTSFVKPEKLSDCSIKDNPSICEVYIVEGDSAGGSAKKGRDSKTQAILPLWGKMLNVEKVDPSKVVGNDKLDPVIKTLGAGFGKDFNIEKLRYHKIIIMADADVDGSHIRTLLLTFFFRYMPELITNGYVYLAMPPLFKVQLGKKEPVYCYSDADRDAALAALGDQRDKADVQRYKGLGEMDGEQLWETTMDPARRKMRVVTVPDAQAADKIFTVCMGEEVEPRREFIESNSSYANLDI; this is translated from the coding sequence ATGGCTTCTTCTTATGATGCGGGAAGTATTCAAGTTTTAAAAGGGCTTGAAGCTGTACGCAAACGTCCTGGAATGTATATAGGTTCAACAGGACCAAAAGGACTTCATCACCTTGTTTATGAAACTGTTGATAACTGTATAGACGAAGCGATGGCAGGTCACTGCGATAAAATTGTAGTTGCCTTAGAAAAAGATGATATTGTTCGTGTTGAAGATAATGGTCGTGGAATTCCTGTTGCAATTCATCCTACAGAAAAAGTAAGTGCTTTGGAATTAGTTTTGACTAGACTCCATGCAGGCGGAAAATTCGATAAAAATTCCTATAAAGTTTCTGGTGGTTTGCACGGAGTAGGCGTTTCTTGTGTGAATGCTCTTTCGGACTGGCTTGAAGCAACTATAAAAAGAGACGGACATATATATCGTCAAAAATACGAAAAAGGTATTCCTGTAACAAAGGTCGATATAATTGGTGACACTCAAGATCACGGAACAATTATAAGATGGAAAGCAGATAAATCAATTTTTACAACCACAACAACTTACGATTGGGATGTATTAATTCAGCGTTTAAAAGAACTTGCATTTTTAAATAGTGGAATAGTCATAATCTTTAGAGATGAACGGTTAGAAAATCCAAAAGAAGAAGTTTTAAAATATGAAGGTGGAATCGTTCATTACGTAAAAGAATTAAATAACACTATAAAAAGCAAATTCTATTATCCAGAAGAGCCAATTTTTATAACAGGCGAAAAAGACAACGTTATAACAGAATTGGCTTTTCAATATAACGATAAATATTCAGAGTCTATATATTCTTATGTAAACGATATTCACACTGGCGATGGAGGAACTCATCTCGACGGATTTAAATCTGCCCTGCTTTTTGTATTGAAAAAGGCTTTTGAATCCAACGAAAAGATGAAGAAGAAACTAGATAAAGATGAAACTTTAACAGGAGATGATGTACGCTCTGGTCTTGTTGCAGTTTTATCGATGAAAATACCTGAACCAGAATTTGTAGGGCAGACTAAAGATAAACTTGGAAATCCAGAAGTTAGAGGAATTGTTGATTCTCTGATAAAAGAAAAACTCACTATTTATTTTGAGTTGAATCCTGATGTTTTGGAAAAAGTTCTTGAAAAATCCATTGGAGAAGCTGCTGCAAGAATTGCTGCTCGCAAAGCAAAGGAGAATACAAGAAAAAAAACTGTAGGGACATCCTTTGTAAAACCAGAAAAACTTTCTGACTGCTCTATAAAAGATAATCCTTCTATATGCGAAGTTTATATAGTCGAAGGAGATTCGGCTGGAGGTTCAGCAAAAAAAGGCAGAGATTCAAAAACGCAGGCAATTCTTCCTCTTTGGGGAAAAATGCTAAATGTTGAAAAAGTTGATCCTTCAAAAGTTGTAGGAAACGATAAATTAGACCCAGTTATAAAAACCTTGGGCGCAGGATTTGGAAAAGATTTTAACATAGAAAAATTGCGCTATCACAAAATAATCATAATGGCGGATGCTGATGTAGATGGTTCTCATATACGCACTTTGCTTTTGACTTTCTTTTTTAGATATATGCCAGAACTCATCACAAACGGTTATGTTTATCTTGCAATGCCTCCTCTTTTTAAAGTTCAACTTGGAAAAAAAGAACCTGTTTATTGCTATTCCGATGCGGATAGAGATGCAGCCCTTGCTGCCCTTGGTGACCAAAGAGATAAAGCAGATGTTCAACGCTACAAAGGTCTTGGCGAAATGGACGGCGAACAACTTTGGGAAACGACAATGGATCCTGCGCGCAGAAAAATGAGAGTTGTAACTGTTCCAGACGCACAAGCCGCAGACAAAATATTTACCGTTTGCATGGGTGAAGAAGTTGAACCAAGACGCGAATTCATAGAATCAAATTCAAGTTATGCAAATTTGGATATTTAA
- a CDS encoding epoxyqueuosine reductase QueH: MTKINYQKELEKIISSFSKDLSPKKPSLLLHACCGPCSSYVIEYLASIFDITIYYYNPNIYPQAEYERRLEELKKFLSIFPEALKNQVKLIVDNYEPKDYFKATNVLNEPNLQTEAEKGERCRRCYKLRMERSWNFACKNKFDWFTTTLSISPHKDSEMINEIGRNLESSKKENSIKTKFLPSDFKKNGGYLRSTQLSNEYNLWRQDYCGCIYSIRNSEEKK, from the coding sequence ATGACAAAAATAAATTATCAAAAAGAACTCGAAAAAATCATTTCATCTTTTTCTAAAGACCTTTCTCCAAAAAAACCTTCCCTTTTGTTGCACGCTTGCTGTGGTCCATGTAGCAGTTATGTCATAGAATATCTCGCTTCGATTTTTGACATAACAATTTACTATTACAATCCAAATATTTATCCTCAAGCAGAATATGAAAGACGCCTTGAGGAATTAAAAAAATTCCTTTCGATTTTTCCAGAAGCCCTAAAAAATCAGGTAAAGTTAATCGTCGATAATTACGAACCTAAAGATTATTTTAAGGCAACAAATGTTCTAAACGAACCAAATCTTCAAACAGAAGCAGAAAAAGGAGAACGCTGTAGAAGATGCTACAAACTGCGGATGGAAAGGTCTTGGAACTTTGCCTGCAAAAATAAGTTTGACTGGTTTACAACAACTCTAAGCATAAGTCCTCATAAAGACAGCGAAATGATAAACGAAATTGGAAGAAATCTTGAATCTTCAAAAAAAGAAAATTCTATAAAAACTAAATTTCTTCCTTCGGATTTTAAAAAGAATGGTGGCTATTTAAGGAGCACCCAGCTAAGCAATGAATACAATCTGTGGCGACAAGATTACTGTGGATGCATATATTCAATAAGAAATAGCGAGGAAAAAAAATGA
- a CDS encoding YhbY family RNA-binding protein, which yields MIELTSKQRKLLEKAAQPMSALMIIGGSGLSEEQINQFQNIAKTHEIIKVRFNDFKEEKSDLSKDLEEKTDSTLVRIIGNVAIFYKQAEKTQDRKYEKLLLKA from the coding sequence ATGATTGAATTAACAAGCAAACAGCGAAAACTACTCGAAAAAGCAGCTCAACCAATGTCCGCATTGATGATAATCGGAGGTTCAGGTTTAAGCGAAGAACAGATTAACCAATTCCAAAATATTGCAAAAACTCATGAAATAATAAAAGTAAGATTTAACGATTTTAAAGAAGAAAAATCGGATTTGAGCAAAGACTTGGAAGAAAAAACGGATTCGACTTTAGTTCGCATAATAGGAAATGTAGCAATCTTCTACAAACAAGCAGAAAAAACTCAAGACAGAAAATACGAAAAATTGCTTTTAAAAGCGTAA
- a CDS encoding helix-turn-helix domain-containing protein, giving the protein MSKNESLGQRLGQNVRNRRKLKHLTQEKLSELSGVSINTIRNLENGRWPSEHTITSIANALDVEAKILFGGETDQFYLREEVENKVKIALSSILENPQFLTSHIDPRKN; this is encoded by the coding sequence ATGAGCAAAAATGAGAGCCTTGGTCAAAGGTTAGGACAAAATGTAAGAAACAGAAGAAAGTTAAAACATCTTACGCAAGAAAAACTTTCGGAACTTAGTGGAGTTTCCATAAATACAATCAGAAATCTTGAAAACGGACGCTGGCCTTCGGAGCATACAATAACTTCTATCGCAAATGCTTTGGATGTAGAAGCAAAAATTCTTTTTGGTGGCGAGACAGACCAATTCTATCTTAGGGAAGAAGTTGAAAACAAAGTAAAGATAGCTCTAAGTTCAATTTTGGAGAATCCTCAATTTTTGACTAGCCACATTGACCCTCGCAAAAACTAA
- the argA gene encoding amino-acid N-acetyltransferase, with the protein MTQIEKSIQAKAESIRDVIRYIKRFNDATVVIYIDDRIIDSPFFSGHIHDISLIKQAGLKVLIVPGAHNRIDKILSQNSIQWQIHNGNRITDQNAMSLIKTAAFEVANNVMTSFAGEHITAVIGNWIRARGKGVIQGIDYGCAGEIDKIDDSSLSTVLKNGFIPIFPCIGWSLSGKPYNISSRQLASQLAMHLKADKLFFLIPDAELTQKYFIVPKDIGLSPEGHIPAMNIEELDEFILKNQNEQKSNSTNQENLEVKKNILSILHLSKIACTEGVARTHILNGFMEGTLPCEIFSNLGSGTMIYSSNYGKIRPMRREDVSQVLALIRPFVFEGFLLPRTEQQLETEYNDYIIYEIDGAIRACSALHIYDRAQAEIAAVAVDKNYAHIGIGPKMIEYLIEKAKTINLESVFILTTQTADWFESLGFTPDSIETLPQKRKELWNKARASKLFRLKLK; encoded by the coding sequence ATGACACAAATAGAAAAATCAATTCAAGCAAAAGCAGAAAGCATAAGAGATGTAATTCGCTATATCAAACGTTTTAATGATGCAACAGTTGTAATTTATATCGACGACAGAATAATCGATTCGCCATTTTTTTCAGGACACATACACGATATAAGTTTAATAAAACAGGCAGGTTTAAAAGTTTTAATAGTTCCAGGCGCACACAATCGAATCGACAAAATTCTCTCTCAAAATTCAATACAGTGGCAAATTCACAACGGCAACAGAATAACAGACCAAAATGCTATGAGCTTAATAAAAACTGCGGCCTTTGAAGTTGCAAATAATGTTATGACAAGCTTTGCAGGAGAACACATAACCGCAGTAATCGGCAACTGGATAAGAGCTCGCGGAAAAGGTGTAATACAAGGAATAGATTACGGCTGCGCAGGAGAAATAGACAAGATAGACGATTCAAGTTTAAGCACCGTTTTGAAAAACGGTTTTATTCCGATTTTCCCATGCATAGGCTGGAGTTTAAGTGGAAAACCGTACAATATTTCTTCCAGACAACTTGCAAGCCAACTTGCAATGCATTTAAAAGCAGACAAACTATTTTTCCTTATTCCAGATGCAGAACTCACACAAAAATATTTTATCGTTCCAAAAGATATAGGACTTTCTCCAGAAGGCCATATTCCAGCAATGAATATCGAAGAATTAGACGAATTTATTTTAAAAAATCAAAATGAACAAAAATCTAATTCGACCAATCAAGAAAATTTAGAAGTCAAAAAAAATATCCTTTCAATCTTGCACCTTTCAAAAATCGCCTGCACAGAAGGGGTTGCAAGAACGCACATTTTAAATGGATTTATGGAAGGCACGCTTCCCTGCGAAATATTCAGCAACTTAGGCTCTGGAACAATGATTTATTCTTCAAATTACGGAAAAATTCGTCCAATGCGAAGAGAAGATGTTTCTCAAGTTCTCGCTTTGATTCGACCCTTTGTATTTGAAGGATTTTTACTTCCACGAACAGAACAACAATTAGAAACCGAATACAACGACTACATAATCTACGAAATAGACGGAGCAATACGAGCCTGTTCCGCCCTACACATATACGACAGAGCTCAGGCGGAAATAGCAGCCGTTGCCGTAGACAAAAATTATGCGCACATCGGAATCGGTCCAAAAATGATTGAATATCTCATCGAAAAAGCAAAGACAATAAACTTAGAAAGCGTTTTTATATTGACGACGCAGACAGCAGACTGGTTCGAAAGTCTCGGTTTTACTCCCGACAGCATAGAAACCCTCCCTCAAAAACGAAAAGAACTCTGGAATAAAGCAAGGGCATCAAAACTTTTTAGATTAAAGTTAAAATAA
- the gyrA gene encoding DNA topoisomerase (ATP-hydrolyzing) subunit A: MLEEEKTPEGGTVIKIPIEDEVKQAYIDYSMSVIVQRALPDIRDGLKPVHRRIMYAMDKLNLSSGGKTKKCATIVGEVLGHYHPHGDASVYDALVRLGQDFAQRYTTVTPQGNFGTIAGDPPAAYRYTEAKMSKITEEMTADISKETVDMVSNFDDTTVEPSVLPGKFPFLLCNGTTGIAVGMATNMPTHNLREVAGAICAYIDNPEISIEELMNYIKGPDFPTGGVIYGREGIKRAYRTGRGKITIRSKFNIETDKRGHEKIVFTEVPYGVNTTNIIKRINELKDNKVIEGIADANDETSDRVGMRLVVDLKKNAITKIVLNQLFAKTDLQSNFGVINLALVPVKKESGLRYDEEQLKLPEVYLKPQILTLKQLVQYFVEHRDEVITRRTIYDLKIAKHKMHILQALITAINNIDEVIKIIKSSRDTEEAKLRLEHRFNFDDEQAQAIVDMPLKRLTHLLVEDLENQIKELQELIDHLEDLLAHHEKILELIKTETNEIADKFGDERKTDIVADEVEQINTEDMIKEEEVVVMISKLGYIKRVALTQYKAQSRGGKGSLSATLVEDDYVNQIFTATTKSYITFLTNAGKVYWIKVHEIPEASRASRGSSVKTLIQLSPDEEISTIVTMKDYSETSYIFMATANGIVKKCKTTEFANAKTRGVIGIKLRDADKLVSAMATSGKDDIMLITRRGQALRMTESGIRPMGRASSGITGIRLSSGDELAAALRVEENMDALIITEKGVGKRVDFDEFGNHGRGTGGQRIFGNIENKGEIIGAVAVSEKDEVICMTGQGKTLRVAASTISKQGRASTGTRVINIEEPDYVVGFDKVANEDEEK; this comes from the coding sequence ATGTTAGAAGAAGAAAAAACACCAGAAGGTGGAACTGTAATAAAAATTCCCATTGAGGACGAAGTAAAACAAGCCTACATAGATTATTCGATGTCTGTAATTGTTCAGAGAGCGTTACCAGATATTCGCGACGGTTTAAAACCTGTTCACAGAAGAATAATGTATGCGATGGACAAGTTGAATCTTTCCAGCGGTGGAAAGACAAAAAAATGTGCAACTATAGTCGGCGAAGTTTTGGGTCATTATCATCCTCATGGAGATGCTTCGGTTTATGATGCTTTGGTTCGTCTTGGGCAGGATTTTGCGCAACGTTATACGACTGTAACTCCTCAGGGTAACTTTGGTACTATAGCAGGCGACCCTCCAGCAGCGTATCGTTATACAGAAGCAAAGATGTCAAAGATAACCGAAGAAATGACGGCAGATATAAGCAAAGAAACTGTCGATATGGTTTCAAACTTTGACGACACAACCGTTGAGCCTTCTGTTCTACCTGGAAAATTTCCTTTTTTGCTTTGTAACGGAACAACAGGAATTGCTGTTGGAATGGCAACAAATATGCCAACACACAACTTAAGAGAAGTTGCTGGAGCAATTTGTGCTTATATCGATAATCCTGAAATTTCCATAGAAGAATTGATGAATTACATAAAAGGTCCTGATTTTCCAACTGGTGGTGTTATCTATGGACGCGAAGGAATAAAACGAGCTTATAGAACAGGACGCGGAAAGATAACAATTCGTTCAAAATTCAATATAGAAACCGACAAGCGCGGACACGAAAAAATTGTATTTACAGAAGTTCCGTATGGAGTAAATACGACAAACATAATAAAACGCATAAACGAATTAAAAGACAACAAAGTTATAGAAGGAATTGCTGACGCAAATGATGAAACTTCTGACAGAGTTGGAATGCGTCTTGTTGTGGACTTAAAAAAGAATGCGATAACAAAAATCGTCCTGAATCAACTTTTTGCAAAAACCGATTTGCAATCAAATTTTGGCGTTATAAATCTTGCCTTAGTTCCTGTTAAAAAAGAATCTGGACTTCGGTATGACGAAGAACAATTAAAACTTCCAGAGGTTTATTTAAAGCCTCAGATATTAACTTTAAAACAACTTGTTCAATACTTTGTTGAACATCGCGATGAAGTTATAACTCGTAGAACGATATACGATTTAAAAATTGCAAAACATAAGATGCATATTTTGCAAGCGTTGATAACTGCAATCAATAATATCGACGAAGTCATAAAAATAATAAAATCAAGTCGCGATACAGAAGAAGCAAAGTTGCGCCTTGAACATAGATTCAATTTTGACGATGAGCAGGCACAGGCCATTGTTGATATGCCACTTAAACGCCTTACTCATCTGCTTGTTGAAGATTTAGAAAATCAGATAAAAGAACTACAGGAGTTGATAGATCACCTGGAAGATTTGCTTGCTCACCACGAAAAAATTCTTGAATTGATAAAAACAGAAACAAACGAAATTGCGGATAAATTTGGTGATGAGCGCAAAACCGATATTGTTGCGGACGAAGTTGAACAGATAAACACAGAAGATATGATAAAAGAAGAAGAAGTCGTTGTCATGATTTCTAAACTTGGTTACATAAAAAGAGTGGCGCTCACTCAATATAAAGCTCAAAGCAGAGGCGGAAAAGGAAGTTTGAGTGCGACTTTGGTCGAAGACGATTATGTAAATCAGATTTTTACTGCGACGACAAAATCTTATATCACTTTCTTAACAAATGCAGGAAAAGTTTATTGGATAAAAGTTCATGAAATTCCAGAAGCGAGCAGGGCAAGTCGAGGCTCGAGCGTAAAAACTTTGATTCAGCTTAGCCCGGATGAAGAAATTTCGACGATTGTAACGATGAAAGATTACAGCGAAACTTCTTATATTTTTATGGCAACTGCAAACGGAATTGTGAAAAAATGTAAAACAACAGAATTTGCAAATGCAAAAACACGCGGTGTGATTGGAATAAAATTGCGTGATGCAGATAAACTTGTTTCTGCGATGGCAACTTCTGGTAAAGACGACATAATGTTAATAACAAGAAGGGGACAGGCTCTTAGAATGACAGAAAGTGGAATTCGCCCAATGGGTAGAGCAAGTTCTGGAATTACAGGAATTAGACTTTCTTCTGGCGATGAACTTGCAGCCGCACTCAGAGTTGAAGAAAATATGGATGCTCTCATCATAACAGAAAAAGGTGTTGGAAAACGCGTTGACTTTGATGAATTTGGAAATCACGGTAGAGGCACTGGTGGGCAGAGAATTTTTGGAAACATCGAAAACAAGGGCGAGATTATTGGAGCCGTTGCCGTTTCTGAAAAAGACGAAGTAATCTGTATGACAGGTCAGGGTAAAACTCTTAGAGTTGCAGCGTCTACAATTTCTAAACAAGGTAGAGCTTCTACAGGAACAAGGGTAATAAATATTGAAGAACCTGATTATGTAGTTGGATTTGACAAAGTTGCAAATGAAGATGAAGAAAAATAA